One window from the genome of Vidua chalybeata isolate OUT-0048 chromosome 3, bVidCha1 merged haplotype, whole genome shotgun sequence encodes:
- the MALL gene encoding MAL-like protein, with the protein MASVGPSAASTQPALPSGPAVFKTIPYAFILPEILCGTWVWILVAATSVSLPLLQGWVMYVSLTSCLISLLLLLSYLLGFHRNSENWKVLDSLYHGTTAILYMSAAVLQANATINSEFGVNVPLNYQLNSAASFFAFLTTFLYILHAFSIYYQ; encoded by the exons ATGGCCTCGGTGGGTCCCTCTGCAGCTTCCACGCAGCCCGCCCTGCCCTCTGGACCCGCCGTCTTCAAAACCATCCCCTATGCATTCATCCTGCCGGAGATC ctctgcGGGACCTGGGTGTGGATCCTTGTTGCTGCTACCTCCGTCTCCTTGCCGTTGCTGCAGGGATGGGTGATGTACGTGTCTCTCACCTCCTGCCtcatctccctgctgctcctcttaAGCTACCTCCTCGGCTTCCACAGGAACAGCGAGAACTGGAAAGTGCTG GACAGTTTGTACCATGGCACCACAGCTATTCTGTACATGAGCGCCGCTGTCCTGCAGGCCAATGCGACCATCAACTCTGAGTTCGGCGTCAATGTGCCACTCAACTACCAACTCAACAGCGCTGCATCG TTCTTTGCCTTCCTCACGACTTTCCTGTACATCCTCCACGCCTTCAGCATCTACTACCAGTGA
- the NPHP1 gene encoding nephrocystin-1 isoform X3, which translates to MRGRFHSSGLPGPGLGHGALPAPPRVRHPAAPGLSRCPVTMSERRARGPLQRVQRRNRELRAQVEALRAESAAAAPGQREALRLRCTQLKELVEENTNALHGLKKSDEPAPVGNYSQRKEEEEKLLLRLSQQLQKLLLVLDQDNVTKNYPGGEEHQKGPHAEGGNEEEEESEDEESEEEDTEEEEDEEKLLDDPNVRECVAVGNFDAQQEGDLTFLVPKEEEESQEESEEHTEVVDETADGTEIKRRTDSHWSAVRAIIENDTVEVLTTTGAVPAGFRPSMLFHLLEEGEEFRASYYLQPKLTPSQLAFKDLVWNSERNTIHPRPTRVSLIVTLCSCKMIPLPGTGVRVLSHHVRLCLFDGSRVLSNIHTVRAMWLPKNPQTWTFSPRVMGILPSLLDGDSFVRCNSLSSDTGILFELGITYKCNSTGERGELSCGWTFLKLFTSSGIPVPSKMYELVLSGGTPYEKGIEVDPSISRRGSGGFQQFMSLRKQPVLLVKVKSPSVHSKDILNFLPETLVGGMCYIHLLVFYRQILGDALLKDRMSMQSTGEHWRKIRLVRGMTPARSPFDLICNPVLATFPQLLDQPDLMDALRSAWADKERTLKRIEKRDQEFLKSAFVLVYHDSVFPLLCSTFLPSYRWAEEEVELSRWKVIHDFLKRSREKDGALEYLLSSENIHKAFDISELAYDFLGEVRGKSPGE; encoded by the exons ATGCGAGGGAGGTTTCACAGCTCCGGGCTGCCGGGGCCGGGTCTGGGGCACGGAGCgctgccggccccgccccgggtCCGTCATCCGGCGGCGCCGGGGCTGTCCCGTTGCCCGGTGACGATGTCggagcggcgggcgcgggggccgCTGCAGCGGGTGCAGCGCCGGAACCGGGAGCTGCGGGCGCAG GTGGAGGCGCTGAGGGCGGAGAGCGCGGCTGCAGCCCCCGGGCAGCGGGAGGCCCTTCGGTTGAG ATGTACACAGCTGAAGGAATTGGTGGAAGAGAACACAAACGCTCTCCATGGTTTGAAAAAA TCTGATGAGCCTGCGCCAGTGGGGAATTACAgccagaggaaggaagaggaagaaaagctgtTGCTAAGactttcccagcagctgcagaaactcCTTCTTGTCTTGGATCAGGATAATGTGACAAAGAATTATCCAGG GGGTGAGGAACACCAGAAAGGCCCTCATGCAGAAGGGGGAaatgaagaagaggaggagagtgAAGATGAAGAAAGTGAGGAAGAAGAcactgaagaagaagaagatgagGAGAAGTTGTTGGATGATCCAAATGTTAGAGAATGTGTTGCTGTCGGGAACTTTGATGCCCAGCAGGAAGGGGATCTCACATTTCTG GTTCctaaggaagaggaagaaagccAGGAGGAGTCAGAAGAACACACAGAAGTGGTGGATGAAACAGCGGATGgaactgaaattaaaagaag aacagATTCCCACTGGAGTGCTGTCCGAGCCATCATAGAG AATGACACTGTGGAGGTACTGACCACCACAGgggcagttcctgcaggattCCGCCCATCCATGCTTTTCCATCTCTTGGAGGAAG GTGAAGAGTTTCGAGCAAGTTACTATTTGCAACCTAAGCTTACTCCATCCCAGCTGGCTTTTAAAGACTTGGTGTGGAACTCTGAGAGAAATACT aTCCATCCTAGACCCACCAGAGTGTCCCTGATTGTCACTTTATGCAGCTGCAAGATGATCCCTCTGCCTGGAACCGGTGTGCGGGTCCTCAGCCACCATGTCCGGCTCTGCCTCTTCGATGGCAGCCGG GTGCTGAGTAACATTCACACAGTGAGAGCCATGTGGCTGCCTAAAAATCCTCAAACTTGGACCTTTTCTCCAAGG GTGATGGGCATCTTACCCAGCTTGCTTGATGGTGACTCTTTTGTCAGGTGCAACTCCCTGTCTTCAGACACTGGGATATTGTTTGAGCTTGGCATCACGTACAAGTGCAAT tCAACAGGTGAaagaggagagctgagctgtggctggACCTTTCTGAAGCTTTTCACTTCCAGTGGGATTCCTGTTCCTTCCAA AATGTATGAGCTGGTCCTGAGTGGTGGAACTCCCTATGAGAAAGGCATTGAGGTTGACCCATCAATATCAAGGAGAG gctctgggggTTTTCAGCAGTTTATGAGCCTCAGGAAGCAGCCTGTGCTTCTGGTGAAAGTGAAGTCACCAAGTGTGCACTCAAAAGACATCCTGAA TTTTCTCCCTGAAACATTAGTTGGAGGCATGTGCTACATCCATCTCCTGGTGTTTTATCGGCAAATCCTTGGAGATGCCCTCCTGAAGGACAGGATGAGCATGCAAAGCACAGGTGAGCACTGGAGGAAGATCAGGCTCGTCCGGGGAATGACTCCTGCCAGGTCTCCCTTTG actTAATCTGTAATCCTGTTCTAGCAACTTTCCCTCAACTCCTGGATCAGCCAGACCTGATGGATGCACTTCGG AGTGCCTGGGCAGACAAAGAAAGAACATTGAAGAGAATTGAGAAG AGAGATCAAGAATTCCTGAAGTCTGCATTTGTCCTAGTGTACCACGACTCTGtgttccctctgctctgctccacgTTCCTCCCCAGCTACAGATGGGCTGAGGAAGAGGTGGAATTGTCTCGCTGGAAGGTGATCCATGACTTCCTGAAAAGGAGCCGGGAGAAGGATGGTGCACTGGAGTACCTGCTGTCATCAGAAAACATCCACAAAGCCTTTGACATCTCAGAGCTGGCCTATGATTTCTTAGGAGAAGTGAGGGGAAAGAGTCCTGGAGAATGA
- the NPHP1 gene encoding nephrocystin-1 isoform X4, protein MRGRFHSSGLPGPGLGHGALPAPPRVRHPAAPGLSRCPVTMSERRARGPLQRVQRRNRELRAQVEALRAESAAAAPGQREALRLRCTQLKELVEENTNALHGLKKSDEPAPVGNYSQRKEEEEKLLLRLSQQLQKLLLVLDQDNVTKNYPGGEEHQKGPHAEGGNEEEEESEDEESEEEDTEEEEDEEKLLDDPNVRECVAVGNFDAQQEGDLTFLKGEILLIHNKKADGWWVAENSKGERGLVPRTYLAVPKEEEESQEESEEHTEVVDETADGTEIKRRTDSHWSAVRAIIENDTVEVLTTTGAVPAGFRPSMLFHLLEEGEEFRASYYLQPKLTPSQLAFKDLVWNSERNTIHPRPTRVSLIVTLCSCKMIPLPGTGVRVLSHHVRLCLFDGSRVLSNIHTVRAMWLPKNPQTWTFSPRVMGILPSLLDGDSFVRCNSLSSDTGILFELGITYKCNSTGERGELSCGWTFLKLFTSSGIPVPSNFLPETLVGGMCYIHLLVFYRQILGDALLKDRMSMQSTGEHWRKIRLVRGMTPARSPFDLICNPVLATFPQLLDQPDLMDALRSAWADKERTLKRIEKRDQEFLKSAFVLVYHDSVFPLLCSTFLPSYRWAEEEVELSRWKVIHDFLKRSREKDGALEYLLSSENIHKAFDISELAYDFLGEVRGKSPGE, encoded by the exons ATGCGAGGGAGGTTTCACAGCTCCGGGCTGCCGGGGCCGGGTCTGGGGCACGGAGCgctgccggccccgccccgggtCCGTCATCCGGCGGCGCCGGGGCTGTCCCGTTGCCCGGTGACGATGTCggagcggcgggcgcgggggccgCTGCAGCGGGTGCAGCGCCGGAACCGGGAGCTGCGGGCGCAG GTGGAGGCGCTGAGGGCGGAGAGCGCGGCTGCAGCCCCCGGGCAGCGGGAGGCCCTTCGGTTGAG ATGTACACAGCTGAAGGAATTGGTGGAAGAGAACACAAACGCTCTCCATGGTTTGAAAAAA TCTGATGAGCCTGCGCCAGTGGGGAATTACAgccagaggaaggaagaggaagaaaagctgtTGCTAAGactttcccagcagctgcagaaactcCTTCTTGTCTTGGATCAGGATAATGTGACAAAGAATTATCCAGG GGGTGAGGAACACCAGAAAGGCCCTCATGCAGAAGGGGGAaatgaagaagaggaggagagtgAAGATGAAGAAAGTGAGGAAGAAGAcactgaagaagaagaagatgagGAGAAGTTGTTGGATGATCCAAATGTTAGAGAATGTGTTGCTGTCGGGAACTTTGATGCCCAGCAGGAAGGGGATCTCACATTTCTG AAAGGTGAAATCCTGCTCATACACAACAAGAAGGCAGATGGCTGGTGGGTAGCTGAAAATTCCAAGGGAGAGAGAGGCCTTGTTCCCAGGACATACCTTGCG GTTCctaaggaagaggaagaaagccAGGAGGAGTCAGAAGAACACACAGAAGTGGTGGATGAAACAGCGGATGgaactgaaattaaaagaag aacagATTCCCACTGGAGTGCTGTCCGAGCCATCATAGAG AATGACACTGTGGAGGTACTGACCACCACAGgggcagttcctgcaggattCCGCCCATCCATGCTTTTCCATCTCTTGGAGGAAG GTGAAGAGTTTCGAGCAAGTTACTATTTGCAACCTAAGCTTACTCCATCCCAGCTGGCTTTTAAAGACTTGGTGTGGAACTCTGAGAGAAATACT aTCCATCCTAGACCCACCAGAGTGTCCCTGATTGTCACTTTATGCAGCTGCAAGATGATCCCTCTGCCTGGAACCGGTGTGCGGGTCCTCAGCCACCATGTCCGGCTCTGCCTCTTCGATGGCAGCCGG GTGCTGAGTAACATTCACACAGTGAGAGCCATGTGGCTGCCTAAAAATCCTCAAACTTGGACCTTTTCTCCAAGG GTGATGGGCATCTTACCCAGCTTGCTTGATGGTGACTCTTTTGTCAGGTGCAACTCCCTGTCTTCAGACACTGGGATATTGTTTGAGCTTGGCATCACGTACAAGTGCAAT tCAACAGGTGAaagaggagagctgagctgtggctggACCTTTCTGAAGCTTTTCACTTCCAGTGGGATTCCTGTTCCTTCCAA TTTTCTCCCTGAAACATTAGTTGGAGGCATGTGCTACATCCATCTCCTGGTGTTTTATCGGCAAATCCTTGGAGATGCCCTCCTGAAGGACAGGATGAGCATGCAAAGCACAGGTGAGCACTGGAGGAAGATCAGGCTCGTCCGGGGAATGACTCCTGCCAGGTCTCCCTTTG actTAATCTGTAATCCTGTTCTAGCAACTTTCCCTCAACTCCTGGATCAGCCAGACCTGATGGATGCACTTCGG AGTGCCTGGGCAGACAAAGAAAGAACATTGAAGAGAATTGAGAAG AGAGATCAAGAATTCCTGAAGTCTGCATTTGTCCTAGTGTACCACGACTCTGtgttccctctgctctgctccacgTTCCTCCCCAGCTACAGATGGGCTGAGGAAGAGGTGGAATTGTCTCGCTGGAAGGTGATCCATGACTTCCTGAAAAGGAGCCGGGAGAAGGATGGTGCACTGGAGTACCTGCTGTCATCAGAAAACATCCACAAAGCCTTTGACATCTCAGAGCTGGCCTATGATTTCTTAGGAGAAGTGAGGGGAAAGAGTCCTGGAGAATGA
- the NPHP1 gene encoding nephrocystin-1 isoform X2 has translation MRGRFHSSGLPGPGLGHGALPAPPRVRHPAAPGLSRCPVTMSERRARGPLQRVQRRNRELRAQVEALRAESAAAAPGQREALRLRCTQLKELVEENTNALHGLKKSDEPAPVGNYSQRKEEEEKLLLRLSQQLQKLLLVLDQDNVTKNYPGGEEHQKGPHAEGGNEEEEESEDEESEEEDTEEEEDEEKLLDDPNVRECVAVGNFDAQQEGDLTFLKGEILLIHNKKADGWWVAENSKGERGLVPRTYLAVPKEEEESQEESEEHTEVVDETADGTEIKRRTDSHWSAVRAIIENDTVEVLTTTGAVPAGFRPSMLFHLLEEGEEFRASYYLQPKLTPSQLAFKDLVWNSERNTIHPRPTRVSLIVTLCSCKMIPLPGTGVRVLSHHVRLCLFDGSRVLSNIHTVRAMWLPKNPQTWTFSPRVMGILPSLLDGDSFVRCNSLSSDTGILFELGITYKCNSTGERGELSCGWTFLKLFTSSGIPVPSKMYELVLSGGTPYEKGIEVDPSISRRGSGGFQQFMSLRKQPVLLVKVKSPSVHSKDILNFLPETLVGGMCYIHLLVFYRQILGDALLKDRMSMQSTDLICNPVLATFPQLLDQPDLMDALRSAWADKERTLKRIEKRDQEFLKSAFVLVYHDSVFPLLCSTFLPSYRWAEEEVELSRWKVIHDFLKRSREKDGALEYLLSSENIHKAFDISELAYDFLGEVRGKSPGE, from the exons ATGCGAGGGAGGTTTCACAGCTCCGGGCTGCCGGGGCCGGGTCTGGGGCACGGAGCgctgccggccccgccccgggtCCGTCATCCGGCGGCGCCGGGGCTGTCCCGTTGCCCGGTGACGATGTCggagcggcgggcgcgggggccgCTGCAGCGGGTGCAGCGCCGGAACCGGGAGCTGCGGGCGCAG GTGGAGGCGCTGAGGGCGGAGAGCGCGGCTGCAGCCCCCGGGCAGCGGGAGGCCCTTCGGTTGAG ATGTACACAGCTGAAGGAATTGGTGGAAGAGAACACAAACGCTCTCCATGGTTTGAAAAAA TCTGATGAGCCTGCGCCAGTGGGGAATTACAgccagaggaaggaagaggaagaaaagctgtTGCTAAGactttcccagcagctgcagaaactcCTTCTTGTCTTGGATCAGGATAATGTGACAAAGAATTATCCAGG GGGTGAGGAACACCAGAAAGGCCCTCATGCAGAAGGGGGAaatgaagaagaggaggagagtgAAGATGAAGAAAGTGAGGAAGAAGAcactgaagaagaagaagatgagGAGAAGTTGTTGGATGATCCAAATGTTAGAGAATGTGTTGCTGTCGGGAACTTTGATGCCCAGCAGGAAGGGGATCTCACATTTCTG AAAGGTGAAATCCTGCTCATACACAACAAGAAGGCAGATGGCTGGTGGGTAGCTGAAAATTCCAAGGGAGAGAGAGGCCTTGTTCCCAGGACATACCTTGCG GTTCctaaggaagaggaagaaagccAGGAGGAGTCAGAAGAACACACAGAAGTGGTGGATGAAACAGCGGATGgaactgaaattaaaagaag aacagATTCCCACTGGAGTGCTGTCCGAGCCATCATAGAG AATGACACTGTGGAGGTACTGACCACCACAGgggcagttcctgcaggattCCGCCCATCCATGCTTTTCCATCTCTTGGAGGAAG GTGAAGAGTTTCGAGCAAGTTACTATTTGCAACCTAAGCTTACTCCATCCCAGCTGGCTTTTAAAGACTTGGTGTGGAACTCTGAGAGAAATACT aTCCATCCTAGACCCACCAGAGTGTCCCTGATTGTCACTTTATGCAGCTGCAAGATGATCCCTCTGCCTGGAACCGGTGTGCGGGTCCTCAGCCACCATGTCCGGCTCTGCCTCTTCGATGGCAGCCGG GTGCTGAGTAACATTCACACAGTGAGAGCCATGTGGCTGCCTAAAAATCCTCAAACTTGGACCTTTTCTCCAAGG GTGATGGGCATCTTACCCAGCTTGCTTGATGGTGACTCTTTTGTCAGGTGCAACTCCCTGTCTTCAGACACTGGGATATTGTTTGAGCTTGGCATCACGTACAAGTGCAAT tCAACAGGTGAaagaggagagctgagctgtggctggACCTTTCTGAAGCTTTTCACTTCCAGTGGGATTCCTGTTCCTTCCAA AATGTATGAGCTGGTCCTGAGTGGTGGAACTCCCTATGAGAAAGGCATTGAGGTTGACCCATCAATATCAAGGAGAG gctctgggggTTTTCAGCAGTTTATGAGCCTCAGGAAGCAGCCTGTGCTTCTGGTGAAAGTGAAGTCACCAAGTGTGCACTCAAAAGACATCCTGAA TTTTCTCCCTGAAACATTAGTTGGAGGCATGTGCTACATCCATCTCCTGGTGTTTTATCGGCAAATCCTTGGAGATGCCCTCCTGAAGGACAGGATGAGCATGCAAAGCACAG actTAATCTGTAATCCTGTTCTAGCAACTTTCCCTCAACTCCTGGATCAGCCAGACCTGATGGATGCACTTCGG AGTGCCTGGGCAGACAAAGAAAGAACATTGAAGAGAATTGAGAAG AGAGATCAAGAATTCCTGAAGTCTGCATTTGTCCTAGTGTACCACGACTCTGtgttccctctgctctgctccacgTTCCTCCCCAGCTACAGATGGGCTGAGGAAGAGGTGGAATTGTCTCGCTGGAAGGTGATCCATGACTTCCTGAAAAGGAGCCGGGAGAAGGATGGTGCACTGGAGTACCTGCTGTCATCAGAAAACATCCACAAAGCCTTTGACATCTCAGAGCTGGCCTATGATTTCTTAGGAGAAGTGAGGGGAAAGAGTCCTGGAGAATGA
- the NPHP1 gene encoding nephrocystin-1 isoform X1, producing MRGRFHSSGLPGPGLGHGALPAPPRVRHPAAPGLSRCPVTMSERRARGPLQRVQRRNRELRAQVEALRAESAAAAPGQREALRLRCTQLKELVEENTNALHGLKKSDEPAPVGNYSQRKEEEEKLLLRLSQQLQKLLLVLDQDNVTKNYPGGEEHQKGPHAEGGNEEEEESEDEESEEEDTEEEEDEEKLLDDPNVRECVAVGNFDAQQEGDLTFLKGEILLIHNKKADGWWVAENSKGERGLVPRTYLAVPKEEEESQEESEEHTEVVDETADGTEIKRRTDSHWSAVRAIIENDTVEVLTTTGAVPAGFRPSMLFHLLEEGEEFRASYYLQPKLTPSQLAFKDLVWNSERNTIHPRPTRVSLIVTLCSCKMIPLPGTGVRVLSHHVRLCLFDGSRVLSNIHTVRAMWLPKNPQTWTFSPRVMGILPSLLDGDSFVRCNSLSSDTGILFELGITYKCNSTGERGELSCGWTFLKLFTSSGIPVPSKMYELVLSGGTPYEKGIEVDPSISRRGSGGFQQFMSLRKQPVLLVKVKSPSVHSKDILNFLPETLVGGMCYIHLLVFYRQILGDALLKDRMSMQSTGEHWRKIRLVRGMTPARSPFDLICNPVLATFPQLLDQPDLMDALRSAWADKERTLKRIEKRDQEFLKSAFVLVYHDSVFPLLCSTFLPSYRWAEEEVELSRWKVIHDFLKRSREKDGALEYLLSSENIHKAFDISELAYDFLGEVRGKSPGE from the exons ATGCGAGGGAGGTTTCACAGCTCCGGGCTGCCGGGGCCGGGTCTGGGGCACGGAGCgctgccggccccgccccgggtCCGTCATCCGGCGGCGCCGGGGCTGTCCCGTTGCCCGGTGACGATGTCggagcggcgggcgcgggggccgCTGCAGCGGGTGCAGCGCCGGAACCGGGAGCTGCGGGCGCAG GTGGAGGCGCTGAGGGCGGAGAGCGCGGCTGCAGCCCCCGGGCAGCGGGAGGCCCTTCGGTTGAG ATGTACACAGCTGAAGGAATTGGTGGAAGAGAACACAAACGCTCTCCATGGTTTGAAAAAA TCTGATGAGCCTGCGCCAGTGGGGAATTACAgccagaggaaggaagaggaagaaaagctgtTGCTAAGactttcccagcagctgcagaaactcCTTCTTGTCTTGGATCAGGATAATGTGACAAAGAATTATCCAGG GGGTGAGGAACACCAGAAAGGCCCTCATGCAGAAGGGGGAaatgaagaagaggaggagagtgAAGATGAAGAAAGTGAGGAAGAAGAcactgaagaagaagaagatgagGAGAAGTTGTTGGATGATCCAAATGTTAGAGAATGTGTTGCTGTCGGGAACTTTGATGCCCAGCAGGAAGGGGATCTCACATTTCTG AAAGGTGAAATCCTGCTCATACACAACAAGAAGGCAGATGGCTGGTGGGTAGCTGAAAATTCCAAGGGAGAGAGAGGCCTTGTTCCCAGGACATACCTTGCG GTTCctaaggaagaggaagaaagccAGGAGGAGTCAGAAGAACACACAGAAGTGGTGGATGAAACAGCGGATGgaactgaaattaaaagaag aacagATTCCCACTGGAGTGCTGTCCGAGCCATCATAGAG AATGACACTGTGGAGGTACTGACCACCACAGgggcagttcctgcaggattCCGCCCATCCATGCTTTTCCATCTCTTGGAGGAAG GTGAAGAGTTTCGAGCAAGTTACTATTTGCAACCTAAGCTTACTCCATCCCAGCTGGCTTTTAAAGACTTGGTGTGGAACTCTGAGAGAAATACT aTCCATCCTAGACCCACCAGAGTGTCCCTGATTGTCACTTTATGCAGCTGCAAGATGATCCCTCTGCCTGGAACCGGTGTGCGGGTCCTCAGCCACCATGTCCGGCTCTGCCTCTTCGATGGCAGCCGG GTGCTGAGTAACATTCACACAGTGAGAGCCATGTGGCTGCCTAAAAATCCTCAAACTTGGACCTTTTCTCCAAGG GTGATGGGCATCTTACCCAGCTTGCTTGATGGTGACTCTTTTGTCAGGTGCAACTCCCTGTCTTCAGACACTGGGATATTGTTTGAGCTTGGCATCACGTACAAGTGCAAT tCAACAGGTGAaagaggagagctgagctgtggctggACCTTTCTGAAGCTTTTCACTTCCAGTGGGATTCCTGTTCCTTCCAA AATGTATGAGCTGGTCCTGAGTGGTGGAACTCCCTATGAGAAAGGCATTGAGGTTGACCCATCAATATCAAGGAGAG gctctgggggTTTTCAGCAGTTTATGAGCCTCAGGAAGCAGCCTGTGCTTCTGGTGAAAGTGAAGTCACCAAGTGTGCACTCAAAAGACATCCTGAA TTTTCTCCCTGAAACATTAGTTGGAGGCATGTGCTACATCCATCTCCTGGTGTTTTATCGGCAAATCCTTGGAGATGCCCTCCTGAAGGACAGGATGAGCATGCAAAGCACAGGTGAGCACTGGAGGAAGATCAGGCTCGTCCGGGGAATGACTCCTGCCAGGTCTCCCTTTG actTAATCTGTAATCCTGTTCTAGCAACTTTCCCTCAACTCCTGGATCAGCCAGACCTGATGGATGCACTTCGG AGTGCCTGGGCAGACAAAGAAAGAACATTGAAGAGAATTGAGAAG AGAGATCAAGAATTCCTGAAGTCTGCATTTGTCCTAGTGTACCACGACTCTGtgttccctctgctctgctccacgTTCCTCCCCAGCTACAGATGGGCTGAGGAAGAGGTGGAATTGTCTCGCTGGAAGGTGATCCATGACTTCCTGAAAAGGAGCCGGGAGAAGGATGGTGCACTGGAGTACCTGCTGTCATCAGAAAACATCCACAAAGCCTTTGACATCTCAGAGCTGGCCTATGATTTCTTAGGAGAAGTGAGGGGAAAGAGTCCTGGAGAATGA
- the MTLN gene encoding mitoregulin, which produces MVLEALRPRVVRWVLLAAFTAGVVVGWQAGRARRRFLRWRQRYLQRRLAAAQEKLEAA; this is translated from the coding sequence ATGGTGCTGGAGGCGCTGCGGCCGCGGGTCGTGcgctgggtgctgctggccgCCTTCACCGCCGGGGTGGTGGTGGGCTGGCAGGCGGGCCGGGCGCGCCGCCGCTTCCTGCGCTGGCGGCAGCGGTACCTCCAGCGCCGCCTCGCCGCCGCGCAGGAGAAGCTGGAAGCGGCCTGA